TGGAGGCGCCCCACCGCGCCGCCGTGCTCGACGTCACCGACGAGGGCGCCGTGGCGCTGGCGGTGTCGGATGCCATCAACGACCTCGGCCGCCTGCACGGCCTGGTCAACTGCGCCGGGACGCTGGGCCACACCGGCGACCGCCTGGCCGACCAGCCCCTCAACCGGGCCCGCACCACGTTCGAGGTCAACACCCACGCGGTCCTCTCGACGATGCAGCAGGTACTGCCGCACATGGTCGCCTCCGGGGGCGGTGCGATCGTCAACGTCGCCTCCAACGCCGCGCTGGGTGCCCGGCCCGGGCTGGCCCCCTACTCCGCCTCCAAGGCCGCCTCGATCGCCTACACCCGGACCGCCGCGCGGGAATACGGCCGCCACGGGGTGCGCGTCAACGCCGTCTGCCCCGGCGGCACGGCGACGCCCATGGTGGGTGACGTCACCGAGGAGTCGATGGAGCGTGTCACCCGTGCAATCCCGCTGGGCCGCTGGGCCGAGCCGTCGGAGATCGCGGCCACCATCGTGTTCCTGCTGTCCGACGAGGCGTCCTACGTGTCGGGGGCGACGTTGGTCGTCGACGGCGGGGCGACCGCGTGATGGCCGGTCCACAGGTGGTCGTGGTCGGCGGTGGGCCCGCCGCTGCCGCGTTGGTCCACGGGCTGCACCGTGGCGGCCACGAGGGATCCGTCGTGGTGCTGGCCGGTGAGGGGTGCACGCCGTACGACCGGACGGCGGTGTCCAAGGGCCTGCTGACCGGTGAGGTGCCTACCGCGCCCGAGCTGTTCCCCGAGGTGCTGACCGCCGACGTCGTGCGCCATGCCGACGTCGTCGAGATCGACCGGGCCGCTCGCGAGGTCGTGACGGGCGACGACGACCGCATCGGCTTCGACCGGCTCGTGCTGGCCACCGGTGCGGCGCCCCGGGTGCCCCCGGTCCCGGGGCTGGACGGCCCCCACGCCAGCACCCTTCGCGACGCCGCCGAGGCAGCTGTCCTGGCCGAGCGGTTGCGGCCCGGCGCCCGGCTGGTCGTCGTCGGCGCGGGCCTGATCGGGCTCGAGGTTGCGGCGGCGGCGCGCACCCGGGGCGCCTCGGTCACGGTGCTGGAGGCGGCCCCGACCGCCCTGAGTCGGGTGCTGCCGACCGTGGTGTCGGAGGTGGTGCTGAGCCGGCACGCCGCTGAGGGCATCGACGTGCGGCTGGGCACTCCTCCCTCCGCGGTGGTGTCCTCCTCCTCTTCTTCCGGGCAGGCCGTGGTCGTCCTGGCAGACGGGACCGAGCTGCCGGCCGACCACGTGCTGGTCGCCACCGGCGTCGCCCCACGCACCGACCTGGCGGCCGCCGCGGGCCTGGCCGTCGACGACGGCGTCCTGGTCGACGAGCGGCTCGTGACCAGCGACCCGGCGATCATGGCCATCGGCGACGTCGCCCGTGTCCGTGCCGCCGACGGGACCACCGCGCGCCACGAGGCCTACACGCCGGCGATGGCCATGGGCCAGCACGCCGCCCGCACGATCCTCGGCGAGCCGACCCGGTTCGTCGACGTGCCGTGGTCGTGGTCGGACCAGCTGGACCTGAGCATCCAGGTCGCGGGCTGGCCCGACCGGGCCGACCGCTGGGTGCTGCGTGGGTCCGCCGAGGACCTGGATGCTGGCCTGTTCGCCTTCGGTGTGCGCGACGGGCGGCTGGTCGCCGCGACCGGTGTGTCGCGTGGCCGACAGGTCGGCCGGATCGTCCGCGGCGCGCAGGCGTTGGTTGCCGCTGGCCTCGACGTCGACGATGCTGCCCTCGCAGACCCCTCCACCGACCTGCGCCGTTTGGCTCGCACCGGCTGACGTTCGCTACGTTCTCACCCACCCCGAAGACCGAGGAGCCCTCATGTCGACTGTCCACCTCCCGATCCTGCCCGCCGCCCGTCCGGCGCTGCTGGCCACCGTCCCCCGCCAGGTCGTGGCTGTCGCGGTCGGCAGCGCTGCGCTGGCGATCTCGGCCCAGCTGCAGGTGCCGATGTGGCCCGTGCCCATCACCGCGCAGACCCTCGTCGTGCTGCTGCTGGGCTTCGTGCTCGGCCCGAAGCTGGCGATGGCGACCGTGCTCACCTACCTGGGTGAGGGTGCGCTGGGCCTGCCCGTCTTCGCCGGCCTGACCGGCGGCGCCGCCACGCTGGTCGGCCCGACCGGTGGCTACCTGTGGGGCTTCGTCCTGGCCGCCGGCCTGACCGGTGCGCTCGCCCAGCGCGGCTGGCACCGTTCCGCACCGCTGGTCGCGGCCGCGATGGTGCTCGGCAACCTGGTCATCTACGCGATCGGCGCCAGCTACCTGACGACCTGGCTGCACTTCATGGCGGCCGACACCCTCGCCTGGGGCAACGCGGTCAAGGCCGCCTGGACCGGCGGCGTGTACCCGTTCCTCATCGGCGACGCCGTCAAGATCGCCCTCGCGATGGTCGCCCTCCCGGCCCTCTCCCGCCGCACCGACTGAACCTCGCGTCACGCCCGACGCACCACGACGCCCCGGCCCAAGCGGCCGGGGCGTTGTTGCGTCCGGACACCTTCACCTCCCCCTCGCTTCTCGACCGACCCCTGCCCCTCCTCTGCCCGACGGATTCGCCTCGGAGATGAACCGGTCGAGCGTGTGGCCGAGGCGATTCCGTCGCCGACCGGCCTCGAGTGCGGCGCTGAACCCGAGAACACCGAGGCGAATCCGTCGCTGCGCGAGGCGAATCCGTCGGGAGGGGCCGCCGGGCCGGGCCGTCGGAACGGGCCAACCGGCAAGCCCGGCGGGCAACCAAAGGAGCTACTGGAGGGTGACCATGCCGCCGTCGACGGGGAGCACGGCGCCGGTGACCCAGGAGGCGGCGCGGGAGGAGAGGAAGATGGCGGCACCGGCGGCGTCGTCGGGGCGGCCGACGCGGCCGAGCGGCACGGACTCCTCGATCCCCTCCTCGTCGGTCTCCAGCGCGAAAGCGGTCATCTTCGACGGGAAGATGCCGGGGGCGATTGCGTTGACCGTGATGTGCTCGCGGGCGAGGCGGGCGCCGACCACGCGGGTCAGCTGGTGCACGCCGGCCTTGGAGGCGGAGTAGGCGTAGGACTCCCAGATCGGGGTGCGCATGCCGTCGACCGACCCGATGTTGATCACCCTGGAGGGGTGGTCGGCGGTGGCCGCAGCGCGCAGCAGGTCCAGGCACGCCACGGTCAGGTTGAACGGCGCCTTCAGGTTGAGGGCCAGCACCTTGTCCCACGCCTCGTCGGGGTAGTCCTCGATGTCGGCACCCCACGTCGCGCCGGCGTTGTTGACCAGCACATCGAGCCGGTCCGTGTGCGCCGACAGCCCCTCGACGAGCGCCGCGACACCCTCGACGCTCGACACGTCCGCCGGCAGGGCCACGGCCCGCTCCCCCAGCTCCTCGACCAGCGCCTCGCAGGCCGACGCCGTTCGCGCCGACACGTAGACGGTGGCCCCTGCCGCGTGGAACCCACGGGTGATCATCTCACCGATTCCACGGGACCCGCCGGTCACGAGCACGTGCCGGCCGGCGACGTCGAACAGCTCGGCCGGTCCGGAGGCACCCACGCTCACGTCGAGATGATGGGCAGCAGGCCGGGACGACGGGCGTCGCCGACCAGGTCGTCGGTGGGCCAGCGCTTGCGGGACACCGTCGACAGCTTGGTCAGCAGGTTCATCGCCACCGGGTCCTCCTCACCGGGACGCGCCTCGATCAGGCCGGCGTCGATGACGCCCTTCATCCACTCCTCCCCGCGGGCGGTGCGGATGAGGGTCAGCGTCCAGTTGTCGTCCGCGCCGATCCCGCCGGTGGAGATGTCGGCGTGCTCGGCCGCGAAGTCCGGGCACTTCTTGCAGCCCTCGCGGGTGTAGGGGTGGAACTCCTTGAGCGGCAGCTCGTGGTACGAGCCGTCCCGCAGCCACACCATGTAGCGGCCCTTGATGTTGACCTTCACGACGTCGTTGATGTCGATGTCGTGGTTGGCCAGGACCAGCTTCTGCCCCTCGTAGGTGAAGGTCTTGGAGCACAGCAGGCCGATCGTCAGGGCGATCTTGCGCTTGTACTTGTTCACCCCGTACGTCTCGACCGTGCCGTTGATCGACGCCTGGCAGGACATGCCGACCAGCGCGATCTGCTTGAGCTTCTGCTCGTCGGCCTGCTTCATCGCCAGCGGGTTGGCGGAGTAGGTGTAGCGCGACCCAGCTGTGGCCAGCACGCCCTCGCGGTCGGTGACGAGGGCGGGTTCGGAGTCGAACGGTCCGCGCGTCTCCGTGATCGCCGACGTCAGCGCGCCGTCGATCATCTCGTTCTCCAGCCCCCAGATGAGGAGGGTGGACACGAGCCCGCCGTCCTGGCCCTGCTCGTGCACGGTCTTCTCCGTGGCACGGGTCAGCAGGATCGAGCGGACGTGGCCGTAGACCTGGTCGGGTTCGCGGGGCTGGCCGAACAACACCTCGTCGATGTCGGTCTCCCAGTTGCGGAACCGGGGACACGCGCGGGTGCAGATGTCGCAGCCGCGGTCACCGATGACGCACTGGTCCTTCTCCATCCCCTCGCCGATCTGCACCGGCCAGTAGTCCTCGGTGTAGCCGAGGACGTCCCGGGGGCAGACCATGACGCAGGCGGCGCAACCGGTGCACAACCCGGGCTCCACGACCTCGCGGTACAGCTCTCGCCAGTGCACGTCACCCATAACAAGTCTCCGGTCGTCGATCAGCCACGGGGCGGGAACACCGACCCGAAGGGGTGGGGAGAAAGATGCCAGCCTCCGTCTACCACGACGGTTGCACCGGTCACGTATCCGGCTGCTCGGCTGAGCAGGAACGCCGCCGGGCCGAGCAGCTCGTCGGACGCGCCGAACCGGCCGAGCGGGATGTTGTCCAGGGCCGCATCGTGGACCGGTCCGAAGCTCCACATGCCGGCGTCGGCTCCCTCGGTGGAGAAGGCGCCGGGGGCGAGGGAGTTGATGCGCAGGCCCCTGGGTCCCCACTCCACGGCGAGGGAGCGGATGAGTGCCTCCAGGCCGGCCTTGGCGGCGCTGGAGTGGGCGGCGCCTGGAACCTCGCGTTCGGCCAGGGCGCTGGAGACCATCATGGCTGCGCCGGGGGTGCCGGCCCCGAGCAACGGCTGCGCCCAGCGGCGGAGCACCTGGAAGGGGCCGTTCAGGCTGGAGCCGACGACCGCGGCGAACCCGCCCGGGCTGATGTCCTCGGCCGCCGCGAGGAAGGCGCCGCTGGCGGCGTTGACCAGCAGCGGGACCGGTCCGCCCTCGGCCTCGGCGGCGGTGAAGGCCGCGTCGACGGCGTCGGCGTCACGGATGTCGGCGGCGAGCGGGGTGATCGACCCGTCGGACTCGGCAGCCACGGCCTCGAGCCGTTCCATCCGACGGCCGACGACGAACACCTCGACCCCGGCGCCGGCCAGCATCAGCGCGATGTCACGCCCGATCCCGGAGCTGCCACCGGTGACGAGCGCCCGATCGGCGGCGGGCACCCAGGGGCCCTGGAAGTAGGCGGACGACATGGCGGCTTCCTCGCGAGTGTTCGATGGTTGCCGGTGATTCTACCGACTGTTTGGTAAGTGATAGTAGGGCGAGCGCTGCCCGCCGGTCAAGCGCTGGTCGGTTCCGCCGACCACGCCACGCCGACCGAGCCGGCCACGACCCGATCAGGTGAGGGGTGCGCGACCGGCGAAGTCCTCGACGGCCCGATCCCGCAGGTCGACCTTGCGGATCTTGGTGGCCGACATCGGCCACTCCTCGATGAAGGCGACGTGGCGGGGGATCTTGAAGCTGGCGATCTCGTCGCGGCACCAGTCGATGATGTCCTGCTCGGTCAGCCCGGAGCCGGGACGGATCTCGAGGTAGGCCACGGCGACCTCCCCGAGCCGGTCGTCGGGCAGGCCGACGACGGCAGCCATCTGCACGTCGGGGTGGGCGATCAGGTGGGACTCGATCTCGATCGCGGCGACGTTCTCGCCGCCGATCTTGAGCATGTCCTTCAGCCGACCGCGGAACTCCAGCAGGCCGTCGACGGTGATGACGCCCAGGTCGCCGGTGTGGAACCAGCCCTCGTCGTCCATCACCTCCGCCGTCTTCTCCTCCAGCCCGTGGTAGTGGGAGAACAACGTGGTGCCACGGCAGACGATCTCGCCCTCCACCCCCGCCGGGGCCGGCTGGTTGTCGCCGATGGTCCGGACCTCGACCTCGGCACCGCGCAACGGCCTGCCGGGTCGCATGCGCAGCTCGAAGGGGTCGTGCGGGTCGGCCATGGCGATGGATCCGGCGACCTCGGTCATGCCGAAGGCGGTGACGACCTTCGTCCCGGGCAGCTTGCCCTCCAGCTCGCGGAGCTGCGTGGGCGGTGCGACGGTGAAGACGCTGCGGACCCGGCGGAAGGGCTCGGGGTCGAAGTCGGGGTGGTCGACCAGCCCGTCGGTGATCGGCGGGAACGCGGTGTACAGGACGGTCGCCTGCTCCTCGGCGATCATCCGCAGGCCCACCGCGGCGTCGAAGGCCTGCATGTTGCAGTAGGTCCCGACCGACCAGAGCATGGCGAACAGCGGTTGCGAGCAGGCGCTGTGGAACATCGGCAGCGGGCTGAACATGACGTCGCCGCGGCGCACGTCCATGCGTACGGCGGTCTCCTGTCCCTGGCGAACCATCGCCTCGTGGCTGAGCACACAGCCCTTGGGCAGCGACGTCGTGCCGGAGGTGTAGAAGATCGTCGCCGGGTCGCGCAGGGCCACGCGGGCGGCCTCGTGCTCGACCACGGCCTCGGTGACGTCAGCGCCGGCCGCCTCGAAACGCTTGGCCGGCAGGAATCCCGTCGCCCCGGTGGAGGAGAGGTCCACCACGTGGCGCAGCGCGGGGGCCTCGGTCAGGGACAACGGTGCCCCGTCGGCGGCGCCGGTCTGCTCGGCGAGCGCGGGGAAGGCGTGGGTGACCCGTTCGGTGAACGCGATCACGCCCTCCTCGTCGGCCACGGCCAGCACCGCGATGTCGGCGTCGGGTACGACGTGGCGCAGCTCACGTGACCGGAACCGGCTGTTGATCGGCACCAGGACGGCGCCGAGGAGGAGGGTGCCGAACCAGACCTCGAGGTAGTCCAGGGAGTTGGGCATCAGCACGCCGACCCGGTCGCCCGCCCGGACGCCGAGTCCGTGGAGCGACCGCGCGGCCGCCACCGATCCGTCCAGCAGCTGCTGGTAGGTCCGGCGGTCGTCGGGGAAGACGATCGCCGTGCGGTCGGGGTCGAGGGTGGCGCCCCTGATGATCAGGTCGCCACCGGTGCACACCTCGCGGTACTCCACGTCTGGCCCTCTTCTGTTCGACGTCGGCTCTGGAACCCTGCGGTCGAGGTTGGCCTAGCCCAGGCGCTCGATGATCGTGGCGTTGGCCATGCCGCCGCCCTCGCACATCGTCTGCAGGCCGAAGCGGCCGCCGGTCTGCTCGAGCACGTTGATCAGGGTGGTCATCAGCTTGGCGCCGGACGCACCCAGCGGGTGGCCGTTGGCCATGGCCCCGCCGTTGATGTTCACCTTGGCCATGTCCGCGCCGGTCTCGGCCTGCCAGGCCAGCACGACCGGGGCGAAGGCCTCGTTGACCTCGAAGGCGTCGATGTCGTCGATGGTCATGCCGGCCCGCTCGAGGACCTTCTTGGTGGCGGGGATGACGCCGGTGAGCATCAGCACGGGGTCATCGCCGACGACGGCGACCTCGCGGATGACGGCGCGAGGGGTCAGGCCCAGCTCGTCGGCCTTCTCGCGGGACATGACCAGCACGGCGGCGGCGCCGTCGGAGATCTGGGAGGCCCCACCGGCGTGCACGACCCAGTTCAGGTCGGGATAGGTCTCGGCCAGCTCGTCGCTGTGGAAGGCGGGCTTGAGGCTGGCCAGCGACTCGGGGCTGGTGCTGGGACGGATGCCCTCGTCGGCGGTCATCTTCTCGCCGGTCGGACCCTCGCCACGGTTGACGGCGACCTGCAGCAGCTCGTTCTCGAAGCGGCCGTCCTTGGTTGCCTCGTTGGCGCGGCGGTGGGACTCGGTGGCCAAGTTGTCCAGGTCGGCGCGGGTCAGGCCCCACTTGGCGGCGATCATCTCGGCGCTGATGCCCTGGTTGACCAGCCCGCCGCGCTCGGCGTAGCGGTCGGCGACCTTGGTGCCGAAGGAGTCCTTGCCCTGGGCGGAGGAGAACATCGGCACACGCGACATGACCTCCACGCCACAGGCGATGGCCACGTCGTAGGCGCCGGACTGCACACCCTGGGCGGCGAAGTGCAGCGCCTGCTGGGACGACCCGCACTGGCGGTCGATCGAGGTGGCAGGGACGTGTTCGGGGAACCCAGCACCCAGGACGGCGTTGCGGCCGACGTTGAAGGACTGCTCGCCGGACTGGGAGACGCAGCCGGTGATGACGTCGTCGACGATGCCCGGGTCGATGCCGGTGCGCTCGACAAGCCCGGACAGGACCTCGGCAAGCAGGTCGACGGGGTGCCAGCCGGACAGGGCGCCGCCGGGCTTGCCCTTCCCGATGGGGGTCCTGAGGACGTCGACGATCACGGCTTCACGCATGGCGGGCTCCTGGGGATGTGGAGGTGAGGTGCTACCTGCTCGAGCAACAGCGTACTTACCTACTAGTCGGTAAACAGGTTGGCGACATCGAACACCGGGCCGAACCGTTCAGTCAAGTCCAGTCAGTCGAGCCCGGTCAGTCGAGCCCGGCCACGAGGGCGAAGGCCTGACGGGTGGCCGCGACCAGCCGGCGGGGCGCGAACGCATCGCCGAGGAGGTGCAACGACGACACCCTCCCACGAAGTGCCGTGTGGAGACCAGCCCGTGGCACGGCGCCGCACGCGAGGACGACCGTGTTGACGTCGTCGAGCTGGAACGGCCGTCCGGAGTACACGTTGGCGAGGTGGACCGTGGGGCCATCGACGGCGACCAACCGGGCGTGGGGCACCAGCCGGCCACCCTCGGCGTCCAGCCGGGCCAGGATCCCGCCGATCGTGTACTTGTTGGTCAGCGGTGACGGGTCGGGGGAGCCGTGGACCACGGTGACCGCGTGCCCGGCGCCGGCCAGGTGGTCGGCCACGGCCAGGGGCACGGGCCGGTCGTCCTCGGCGATCACCACGACGCGATGGCCCACCCCTGCGCCCTGCAGGACGTCGACGGCGGTCAGCACGTGTGGTTGGTCCAGCCCGTCGGCATCGGGCAGGCGGGGCGAGGCGCCGGTGGCCACGACCACGACGTCGGTGCCCTCCTCGAGGACGGCCGTCTCGTCGGCATCGACGCCGAACCGGACCTCCACGCCGAGCGCGTCCAGACGCCGCGCCTGCCAGCCGATCCAGTCGGCGTACGGCGCGTTCATCCGCGCCCGGGCGGCCACGGCAAGCTGCCCGCCCAGGTGGTCGTCGCGCTCCCACAGCTGGACTCGGTGCCCGCGTTCGGCGGCGAGGGCCGCCACCTCCGTTCCCGCCGGCCCTCCGCCGATGACGAGGATCGACCGGGCCTGCTCCACGCGCGGCAGCGGACCCTCGTGCTCGCGGCCGACGTGGGGGTTGACCGCGCACGCGAACGGCAGGTGCTCCACGACCCTGCGACTGAGGCAGTCCTGGACGCCGATGCACGGACGGGCGTTCCCCTCCTCCCCCTGCTTGGCGAGCTCCAGCAGGCGCGGTTCGGCGATGAGGGCACGGACCACCCCGACCAGGTCGGCGTGGCCGTCGGCGATGACCTGTCGGGCGGTGGCGACGTCCCCGACGCGGCCGGCGTAGAGGATCGGCAGGTCCGTGGCCGTCCCGGCCTCGGCGCACAGGGCCGCCCACTGCGCCGGGCCGTAGGTGTTGGGCGCGACGTAGCTGGGGGCACCCCAGTTGTTGCCGACGTCGAGGCTGAAGTAGTCCACCGTGCCCTCGGCGGTGAAGGCCGCGAGCAGCTGCTGGCACTCCTCCAGCCCGTAGCCGCCCTCGATCATCTCGTCGACGCACAGGCGCAGACCGACGGTGATGGGCCGGGCGATGCGGGCGCGAATGGCCTCGACCACCTCGCGGAGCAGCCGGCGCCGGTTCTCCGGCGATCCGCCGTAGGCATCGGTGCGACGATTCGTCCGGGGCGAGAGGAACCACTGCAGCACGTCGTCGTGGTTGGCGTGCAGCTCGATCACATCGGCATCGCCGTCGGCGGCCAGGGCCGCGGATTCGCCGTACTCCCTCACCAGCCAGGACATTTCGTCGAGGTCGAGGGCATGCGGCACCTGGTGGTCGCGGTGGCCGCTGAGGGTGGCCGACGGTGCGGTGGGGAGGCCGCCCTGCAGGACCATCTGGACCGTGGACCAGCCGCCTGCCGTGTGCAACCTGCGCGAGTACTCGGCCAGCCGCTCGACGTAGCCGGACTGGCGGAAGGTGCCGTCAGCCATCGCACCCACGCCGGTCGGCTCGAACCCGGGCACGAGGGGGTTGCGCACGAACGTCGGCGCGCCGCCCACCCACTGCACGCCCGCCTCGACCCGCTGCACCCAGTAGGCGCAGAAGCGTTCGAACTGCACGTCGCGGCCGAGCAGCGCCCCGCGCCCGCCGGAATGGGGCGGCATGACCATGCGGTGGTCCAGCGAGATCGTCCCGACGGTGATGGGGTCGAACAGGTCGGTCATGACGGCTCCGGTCGTGTGGGGGGATTCGGAATATAGTTTACTGAACGGTCAGTCGAGGTCTACGATGGGTTCCTCATGTTCAACGCAGTGCTGATCGCCAACCGTGGAGAGATCGCCGTCCGGGTCGCCCGCGCCTGTCGGGAGCTGGGCGTGCGAAGCGTCGCCGTCCACTCCGAGGCCGACGCCGGCGCCATGCACGTGCGCATGGCCGACGAGGCCCATCTCCTCGGCCCCACGCCTCCCGCCGAGAGTTATCTCAACATCCCGCGGATCCTCGCGGTCGCCGAGCAGGCGGGGGTGGACGCCATCCACCCGGGCTACGGCTTCCTGTCGGAGAACGCCGACTTCGCCCGTGCCGTCGTCGACGCCGGATTCGCCTGGATCGGCCCACCGCCGAAAGCCATCGAGGCCATGGGCGACAAGCTGACCGCTCGTGCCGTCGCCCGTGCGGCCGACGTGCCCGTCGTACCG
The nucleotide sequence above comes from Euzebya pacifica. Encoded proteins:
- a CDS encoding SDR family NAD(P)-dependent oxidoreductase, giving the protein MTDLDGRVVAVTGAGSGIGLATVALLRERGATTVSWDLSPIEVEAPHRAAVLDVTDEGAVALAVSDAINDLGRLHGLVNCAGTLGHTGDRLADQPLNRARTTFEVNTHAVLSTMQQVLPHMVASGGGAIVNVASNAALGARPGLAPYSASKAASIAYTRTAAREYGRHGVRVNAVCPGGTATPMVGDVTEESMERVTRAIPLGRWAEPSEIAATIVFLLSDEASYVSGATLVVDGGATA
- a CDS encoding NAD(P)/FAD-dependent oxidoreductase, giving the protein MAGPQVVVVGGGPAAAALVHGLHRGGHEGSVVVLAGEGCTPYDRTAVSKGLLTGEVPTAPELFPEVLTADVVRHADVVEIDRAAREVVTGDDDRIGFDRLVLATGAAPRVPPVPGLDGPHASTLRDAAEAAVLAERLRPGARLVVVGAGLIGLEVAAAARTRGASVTVLEAAPTALSRVLPTVVSEVVLSRHAAEGIDVRLGTPPSAVVSSSSSSGQAVVVLADGTELPADHVLVATGVAPRTDLAAAAGLAVDDGVLVDERLVTSDPAIMAIGDVARVRAADGTTARHEAYTPAMAMGQHAARTILGEPTRFVDVPWSWSDQLDLSIQVAGWPDRADRWVLRGSAEDLDAGLFAFGVRDGRLVAATGVSRGRQVGRIVRGAQALVAAGLDVDDAALADPSTDLRRLARTG
- a CDS encoding biotin transporter BioY, giving the protein MSTVHLPILPAARPALLATVPRQVVAVAVGSAALAISAQLQVPMWPVPITAQTLVVLLLGFVLGPKLAMATVLTYLGEGALGLPVFAGLTGGAATLVGPTGGYLWGFVLAAGLTGALAQRGWHRSAPLVAAAMVLGNLVIYAIGASYLTTWLHFMAADTLAWGNAVKAAWTGGVYPFLIGDAVKIALAMVALPALSRRTD
- a CDS encoding SDR family oxidoreductase, which gives rise to MGASGPAELFDVAGRHVLVTGGSRGIGEMITRGFHAAGATVYVSARTASACEALVEELGERAVALPADVSSVEGVAALVEGLSAHTDRLDVLVNNAGATWGADIEDYPDEAWDKVLALNLKAPFNLTVACLDLLRAAATADHPSRVINIGSVDGMRTPIWESYAYSASKAGVHQLTRVVGARLAREHITVNAIAPGIFPSKMTAFALETDEEGIEESVPLGRVGRPDDAAGAAIFLSSRAASWVTGAVLPVDGGMVTLQ
- a CDS encoding Coenzyme F420 hydrogenase/dehydrogenase, beta subunit C-terminal domain, translating into MGDVHWRELYREVVEPGLCTGCAACVMVCPRDVLGYTEDYWPVQIGEGMEKDQCVIGDRGCDICTRACPRFRNWETDIDEVLFGQPREPDQVYGHVRSILLTRATEKTVHEQGQDGGLVSTLLIWGLENEMIDGALTSAITETRGPFDSEPALVTDREGVLATAGSRYTYSANPLAMKQADEQKLKQIALVGMSCQASINGTVETYGVNKYKRKIALTIGLLCSKTFTYEGQKLVLANHDIDINDVVKVNIKGRYMVWLRDGSYHELPLKEFHPYTREGCKKCPDFAAEHADISTGGIGADDNWTLTLIRTARGEEWMKGVIDAGLIEARPGEEDPVAMNLLTKLSTVSRKRWPTDDLVGDARRPGLLPIIST
- a CDS encoding SDR family oxidoreductase, encoding MSSAYFQGPWVPAADRALVTGGSSGIGRDIALMLAGAGVEVFVVGRRMERLEAVAAESDGSITPLAADIRDADAVDAAFTAAEAEGGPVPLLVNAASGAFLAAAEDISPGGFAAVVGSSLNGPFQVLRRWAQPLLGAGTPGAAMMVSSALAEREVPGAAHSSAAKAGLEALIRSLAVEWGPRGLRINSLAPGAFSTEGADAGMWSFGPVHDAALDNIPLGRFGASDELLGPAAFLLSRAAGYVTGATVVVDGGWHLSPHPFGSVFPPRG
- a CDS encoding class I adenylate-forming enzyme family protein, producing the protein MEYREVCTGGDLIIRGATLDPDRTAIVFPDDRRTYQQLLDGSVAAARSLHGLGVRAGDRVGVLMPNSLDYLEVWFGTLLLGAVLVPINSRFRSRELRHVVPDADIAVLAVADEEGVIAFTERVTHAFPALAEQTGAADGAPLSLTEAPALRHVVDLSSTGATGFLPAKRFEAAGADVTEAVVEHEAARVALRDPATIFYTSGTTSLPKGCVLSHEAMVRQGQETAVRMDVRRGDVMFSPLPMFHSACSQPLFAMLWSVGTYCNMQAFDAAVGLRMIAEEQATVLYTAFPPITDGLVDHPDFDPEPFRRVRSVFTVAPPTQLRELEGKLPGTKVVTAFGMTEVAGSIAMADPHDPFELRMRPGRPLRGAEVEVRTIGDNQPAPAGVEGEIVCRGTTLFSHYHGLEEKTAEVMDDEGWFHTGDLGVITVDGLLEFRGRLKDMLKIGGENVAAIEIESHLIAHPDVQMAAVVGLPDDRLGEVAVAYLEIRPGSGLTEQDIIDWCRDEIASFKIPRHVAFIEEWPMSATKIRKVDLRDRAVEDFAGRAPLT
- a CDS encoding thiolase family protein; its protein translation is MREAVIVDVLRTPIGKGKPGGALSGWHPVDLLAEVLSGLVERTGIDPGIVDDVITGCVSQSGEQSFNVGRNAVLGAGFPEHVPATSIDRQCGSSQQALHFAAQGVQSGAYDVAIACGVEVMSRVPMFSSAQGKDSFGTKVADRYAERGGLVNQGISAEMIAAKWGLTRADLDNLATESHRRANEATKDGRFENELLQVAVNRGEGPTGEKMTADEGIRPSTSPESLASLKPAFHSDELAETYPDLNWVVHAGGASQISDGAAAVLVMSREKADELGLTPRAVIREVAVVGDDPVLMLTGVIPATKKVLERAGMTIDDIDAFEVNEAFAPVVLAWQAETGADMAKVNINGGAMANGHPLGASGAKLMTTLINVLEQTGGRFGLQTMCEGGGMANATIIERLG
- a CDS encoding FAD-dependent oxidoreductase encodes the protein MTDLFDPITVGTISLDHRMVMPPHSGGRGALLGRDVQFERFCAYWVQRVEAGVQWVGGAPTFVRNPLVPGFEPTGVGAMADGTFRQSGYVERLAEYSRRLHTAGGWSTVQMVLQGGLPTAPSATLSGHRDHQVPHALDLDEMSWLVREYGESAALAADGDADVIELHANHDDVLQWFLSPRTNRRTDAYGGSPENRRRLLREVVEAIRARIARPITVGLRLCVDEMIEGGYGLEECQQLLAAFTAEGTVDYFSLDVGNNWGAPSYVAPNTYGPAQWAALCAEAGTATDLPILYAGRVGDVATARQVIADGHADLVGVVRALIAEPRLLELAKQGEEGNARPCIGVQDCLSRRVVEHLPFACAVNPHVGREHEGPLPRVEQARSILVIGGGPAGTEVAALAAERGHRVQLWERDDHLGGQLAVAARARMNAPYADWIGWQARRLDALGVEVRFGVDADETAVLEEGTDVVVVATGASPRLPDADGLDQPHVLTAVDVLQGAGVGHRVVVIAEDDRPVPLAVADHLAGAGHAVTVVHGSPDPSPLTNKYTIGGILARLDAEGGRLVPHARLVAVDGPTVHLANVYSGRPFQLDDVNTVVLACGAVPRAGLHTALRGRVSSLHLLGDAFAPRRLVAATRQAFALVAGLD